The DNA window cgtcacgttcttcagccaataagggcaaagttgtgtcgtcacggaggctgttccagtttgttcagccggctgagaggtgctgtacgatctgccttaagtcgtcttgctcttgcaaggtttttgtaccatgtgacatggtgacgtgTCACGACGTTTTTCAGCGCTGGACAAAAAATCTAACCGTATCATGAAAAACAAGGTTTAAAagtttctacatgaagtgcagggagactatcaattaatggttatgatttagtgttgttttgtgctatatTATAGGCTGAAACttgcggttatcattaaaaacaaaatgcggtaatcgtaagacaaactttaattcgtgtacgccaatgaatattagcaggaatgttaaatctgcatttgcataatttcaaacttatgctggacttttatttttaattgattgctcttttttcctcccaaagtggtgaaattgcaccatttgtattttgtagtagcatttgtttcgctcaattagaaaagggagttgtatttcaaataaagtttgaatctgaacctgtgtagtttgaatggggggggggggggggggttcaataatgttcctatctagaaaaggggggccctgcagaggaagtttgggaaccactgtgcTACTGTGGTTATTTAACGTGTCTTTTAAGGCAGTGGTTctcaagctttttttttgtaccGCGACCAATGTTTTCCAGCTCAGTCGcgaccctatatcaagtataggtcTAAATTAATGCTATGATCAAGCACGCAGTGCACTCTGCGATTTACGCCAATCGatgcctatcgcacaaatctgattggatctGCCAGTGAATGTTTAATTATCCATCTGAAGCTTGGCTTCGTGGATTGGTTGTGTTCACGAATTTTGCGCTAAGCATTCGCAGACCCAAAACCCGTTTATATAGGCTAATTCTAGGATTGTGGTTGGGGAATCTGATCATACTGtagatcagcataggagcttgctggttttaaaatgcttacatttccaactctgcctcacgaccctttcagaacttgccgcGACCTAAATTTGGGTCGTGACCCATGGGCTGAGAATCGCTGTTCTAAGGTAAATAAAATGGATATGAATGAGCTGCTGGATAAAATGAGTGTGCAGTATGATTGACTTGTAGAATATACTGTAGTTAGATTCCGTTTTAACACGTCTTCTGTGTCAGTTTGTGTTTTGAATGGATACAATTTATTAGTTTTGAAGTTTCAACATTGATTTTTTATGTATAGTTGCTTTATTGTATCATCATTAAATATGTTTTACTCCCTAAtattgatgcattttattataaaattccTTTTATCAATGAAGACTGGTcatcatgaataatgctgtttTAGTAGACTTGCTTGATATCTTCTGGTTGTTTGATCATAAATCTTGTGCAGGAGTGTCACACAGAATAAAGTGGAGGTTACCAAGCTGATGTTTCACTTGTTTAAGGGGAAGTAGCAGCATGTTATGTCAAGGAGAGAAACACGCGTTCCTTTTGAACAAAGAAGAAACCACTTTCATGCGCACTTCACCACTATCCTCGAAGGCTTTGAAATACAGCCTCATTTCCAGAAAAAGTtagcatcaaattcaaattgagcatatattagtaaaacaataaaaaaaaattctcagtttcaacatttgatatgttgtctttgttccaTTTTAAATTACATATGGGTTTGtttgatttgcaaatcattgcattgtttttatttacattttacagagtgtcccaacttttttggaaacgggGGTGTGTGTCTTTATGGTTTTTATTCAAGACAAAAAAATTTTATCGTGATTTGGATGCTGTTCATGTCTAAATACCATGTATTTTTACAACTGCAATGTCATATATGCTGATCAAAATGTTTCAGTAGTGTTTAATACAGACTGTCCCTGACTCACGACTGAGTTCTGGTCTGACAGACGGGTCATACATCAAAACAAGATAATCACACTGACTTCTGGGTGTGACAATGAGACTGGGTAGGAAAGCTCTGCCAGGTGTACGGCTGTCcgaaatgtatttttacataCGTTTACTTAATttctgattattatttttttcttttgttgtaaactTTGCCTATATCTGTGAGTCGTAAGTCGCATCGGATGTAAGTCCGGGACAATCTGTTTTGAAAAGTGATTCATTGTCGCTGGTCACCATGGTGACGTAATGTTCAATTTTGCCGTGGGACTCATGCTGTCTCCTCTCTGACTCCCCAGCTGATGCTCTTCGGCTTCTTCCTGTGCCTGGATGCCTTCCTCTATGTGTTCACCCTGCTCCCGCTGCGGGTCTTACTGGCACTCATCAGGTTCCTCACGCTGCCATGCTGTGGACTGAGGTGAGCATGCCCTACCTTACCCTACCCTACCCTGCTGAACCCTACCTTACCGTACCCTACCCTGCTGAACCCTACAGTACCTTACGCTACCCTACCCTGCTGAACCCTACCCTACCCTACCCTACCCTGCCCTGCCCTAACCCTACCCTGCTGAACCCTACAGTACCTTACGCTACCCTACCCTGCTGAACCCTACAGTACCTTACGCTACCCTACCCTGCTGAACCCTACCCTACCCTGCTGAACCCTACTCTACCCTACCCTACACTGCTGAACCCTACCTTACCCTACCCTACCCTGCTGAACCCCACAGTACCTTACGCTACCCTACCCTGCTGAACCCTACCCtaccctaccctgccctaaccctaCCCTGCTGAACCCTACTCTACCCTACCCTGCTGAACCCTACCCTACCCTGCTGAACCCTACCCTGCTGAACCCTAATCTACCCTACCCTACACTGCTGAACCCTACTCTGCCCTGCCCTAACCTTACCCTACCCTACCCTGCTGAACCCTACCCTACCCTACCTtaccctgccctaaccctaCTCTACCCTACCCTGCTGAACCCTACTCTACCCTgtcctaccctgccctaaccctaccttaccctgccctaaccctaCCCTGCCCAACCCTACCCAACCCtgccctaccctgccctaaatTCTCATCCTAATACTTTGCGATACAAAGACACCTGTCATCtatttgagtgtgtgtgtgcacatgtgtgtgttttagatAAGGCAAGAGACACAGAATCGATACCCATGCAGTCCTCTGTTAGTGGAagccttttttaaaatttaatttaacatGGATTCAGAGGAAGATCGTTTTTATCCTCTCCGTTACCCTGAAAGGTGAATGTAGCTTTTGACTGTATTCCTGCTCTCTCCACCTTTAGGGCAAATATATGCCCATTCTGCAAAAAGAGGAGGTATGCATTGAGTAGGTGGGCGTCCCCCATGCCTGTGTCCTGCCGTGGCTACCCTTTAAcccgagggccccccccccccacccccatcgaCCCTGTCCGTGCAATGTGACCTTTTGGCTTCACCCTGCATCTGCGCTTCCATCTCAAGTGTCCCCGAAGAGGTTGTGTCACTTCCCTCCTGTGCGGCGCCATTAACTCTCCAGCTGTAACACCCCCTGCTCTGTACCCTATGCCAACCACTACATTGACCTTACTAATCAAGTATAGGCACCTTTAAGCTCTCTGAAACTCAAATATAGCCATCAGTCCTGGGTTGTCCGTGCAGCTCGGCCCCTCCTGGCACCATCCCTGCGTGCTCCGAGGTCAGGAGGTTACTGTGGGTCAGGAGGTTACTGTGGGTCAGCAGAAGCCGCGATGCTTCCCCCGTGTCCCCAGCTGCACTGTTACCTCCTGCTTCTCGTTAAAATACACAGTGAGCTCTCGATTTCCCAGAATAATTAGTATAATTTCCATCGATGGCCTAAAATCTATAGTTATACTAGATTAAAAGCTATAGTTATTAATTTTTGCGACACTGCCGTGCTGCATTAGTGTGTTTCAGTCTTCTGAGTTGAATGCGCAAACTGGACAGGACCCGCGCAGACAGCTATTCACGCAACTCTTCAGCGCCCTTTTTCTGGAAGACCTGGTATTGTCATAAAACAGGGCCTGGAGATCTACCACCCAGCTGAGCTTAGGTGCAGCCCTGATTTAACACCTGATACAGAAAATCAGGCCCTTCAGTGGCATCTCAGTACTAGAGCCAGCTATGTAGAAGCTAAGAATGAGTACAAGAGTGCAGAATTTTACAGAGTGATGGCAACTGATAAATTGGTAATGATACTTAAAACCAGTGCAGCtgttgtttatatttttgtcctAGACTAGATGCAGTATTCCTAAATGTCCACCAGAGGCCGCTGTGCTTGCATTAATCAGTTATTTGGTACTTGATTCAGTATCTTTTCCTTATGTGCAAGAATCAAACACTGTAAATGGAAGAAGAAAGAAGAAGTGTGGAAATAAGATAAATAATTTCTCTGTAATATATTTGCCATGACATGCATTTGTCATGCATGGCCTTGTGCTTAGTCCTAGATTTCAAGACGACATGATTTCAGGATAGAAGCAGTGCATCTTGCAGGCAAGCTGTGTTGTGTGGCCGTCATCTCCTGAAAACTGTGCTGCTTTGCATAAACTGAGAACTGCCTACTGGACTTGCAGCAGCATTTTAGGTTCTAGGTGAATGGACCTCAGCTGGCGCACGCTCATGACAGTAGTCCTTGTCCCAGTGACTGACCTAGACGCTCAGTTGAAGTAATATTTTTCcctattttatttaaaattctcTCAGTTTCCTGTTTCGTATGGCTTTAAGGTGAATCATCATGTACACTGTCACATCAGAACCTGAAATGCAAGCCCTGGCTATTGGTGGAAGCAATTTTGGTGATACTCGATTGGAAAGTGGGAGAGACTGTTGGGCGTGCTTTTGCTAATTGTAATTTCAGTCCCCAGCCTCTTTTAATCACTGTCTATGCTTTTTAATGAACTAATGGGATTTTGTGGCGATTTAAACACTCTAGTATGCTTCTGAGGGATTGAAATTTTAGGGAAATGTTTGCCAGAGCTGAACATTCCTCCAGTCTGCCAATAGATGGCGCTAAAACGCACCACAAAGTAGTCTAACAACCATAGCTTTTTATGTCTGCTGTTAACAAAGTAGGCCTGTTATGGGAATTTAAATCCTGAATTAAATGTTTTGATTTGTACTGTACACTGGAATTCAAGCATCTCCCACATCTCACTTCACTTCGAAAGTAACTGTCAAACCGTGGTATCAGGTTAAGTTATTGTCTGAAATGGTATAGTTCTTTCTGCGAGAAGCACTGTAATTTCAGAATGGTCTTTCGTCATTCGTCTTGCGTTATTAGTGCCGCTTTGTTAGTTTCCAATGTGAAAGGTAGACGGTGTGAGGCCTCTTTGAGGTCTTTAGTTAGCCCCACCACTGGGAACAGGTCCCGGCATGATTAGGTGGGAATGTGCTTCCTTTTGGGGGAATCATGTCGACTGCTCAGCTCTCTGTTCACtcctatatttttttttatttagacaTGAGTGTATATATGCACCTACATATAAAAACTTCCTCggatttcttttttaaaatgatcGGTGTTATCCTTCTTTACAGTTTATTTGGAATTTCTCCCTTGTGAAAGCTTATTCCAAAAGTCAAATATTACTAGTCATGGACACGTTTTGCAAAATACGTTCAGTTGATATGCTCTTTATGTGGTTtataacagtgtttcccaacccagtccttgaggaaccccggacagtccaagtttttgctccctcccatcctCTTCAAACAGTAATGTCACTAACTACATATCAGTGTGCTTTGGTCAAGATGATGACCAGCGCTGACAATTAGTGGCCACAGTACCTGGCACTTTGCAGTGTGGAGCAACTATTGTTGGACTGCAGGTTAAAGAACCATTTATGGAACTGATCTTTTCACTTGTTTAGAAAAAAACACTACCAGCTCGTCATGCCCTTGTGTTTTGTGCTTCAGCAGAAATGCAATTTACAAGAGTTGGCTTTACTATGATTGAGAAGTAGCCTTACTCATGAAGCAGTGTGGCATAATGGTGATGACTAACTGTAATGACAACTGTTATTGCCTTGTGTGTTATGGGCAGGCCTTCATTAAGCTGTGCTCTTCACCGTTTGTTCCTTTGTAGACCTGCATTCTGACTGATTGAGGCCTTCTGTTAGAAATATTGCATTCTGCTTTTGATCAGAACCCATTTTCCTGTTTAGTTTTATAGATTTGCCTTCTGTCCTGCGGATGCAAAGGGGCAGAAAATTttctgaaactttccattccatgggaagttaagctggggaattttggaaatattccaagttggaaactttccatgggaattaatgtgaatatatgggaattaacgggaaaattcccagaattttgcCACCCCAGTACTGATTAGTTCCATTTCCCGCTGGAATGACAAATGTCCCATGTCTGATTGTTTGTCcgtctctgtctgtccctctgcaTGCTTTTCTTCCAGTGGCTCGCGTCTACTGCAGCCTGCCCAGGTGTGTGATGTTTTGAAGGGCTTCATCATGGTCATCTGCTACTCAATGATGCACTATGTGGACTACTCCATGATGTACCACCTGATCCGAGGCCAGTCGGTCATTAAGCTCTACATCATCTACAACATGCTGGAGGTACCGTGCAGCACTGTTCTGTTTTCAGAAGTGTTCTGTTGACTTTGTCTTGTCAAGAAGATGAGTGTCACATTGATGTAGCCGGTTGGGAAAGTTTCCACTTCTTGCATTTTTGAGACTGAATTCCCAAACTTTGTTCCAACTGTGAATCCCCACACAGGTGGCAGATCGCCTGTTCTCCTCTTTCGGTCAAGACATCCTGGATGCTCTGTACTGGACAGCCACGGAACCCAAGGAGAAGAAAAGAGCCCACATAGGAGTGATACCCCATTTCTTCATGGCTGTTCTTTATGTGTGTATCCTTTCACACCAGCTTGGGTGCCGTAGTTCCTAATGCGGGCGACACTGAAGTTCACCATTGGGTCTCACTGGGCCTCAGCCACCGCCTGTAGATGGGAAGCCTTGTTTTCCTCAGCTTTCTGTAACAGTTCTCCATGCCATTCTCATCATGGTCCAAGCAACGACGCTCAACGTGGCCTTCAACTCCCACAACAAGTCCCTGCTCACCATCATGATGTCCAATAATGTGAGTTCTGGGGGATAGCATTTCAACTTTTAAAGCTTTAACAACATGCCAATGTCTTGGACAGGTTCTGAATGGATTCAGTGTTTTAACACAGGACAGGGGTAAATATTTGAATTCCGGGCTGCAGAGTTCATAGAAGCACTGTGTATTTTACTGAAGAAATGGATGCATGCAAGAGCCAGTCATTGCACTGGCCCAGTAGTAATATTTAAACACATTCCTCACTTTTGCAGTTCGTTGAGATAAAAGGAAGTGTTTTCAAGAAGTTTGAGAAGAACAACCTGTTTCAGATGTCCAACAGCGGTAAGTCGGATCCCATAGCTTAGTGTTTCTCAGCCCGGTCCTGACGGAATCCCAGATGGTGCACATTGttagctccctgccagacagtcatgctgggagttgggagggagcaaaaatgtggactgtctgagaggtccccaaggaccggattgggaaacgctgcctGAGCCGGAGTGGTGCTGATCCGTTTCGCTTGAGATTATGTGTCTTTGGGTGTTGCTCCTGAAATAACAAGGTGGAACGCAGCCCCTGCTTTTCAAAGCTTCTTCCACTGAACTTCAACTTTAAACATAGTTCTTTTGAAATGAAAATCAATATCGCTCAGTGCACCTTGAATACTGCAGTGCACAAACCCCTAAGCAGCCAATTTGGGCCTTTTCTGCCCCTTTGCCATATTCATAGTTGAATGTATAGCCTTTTAATTAGCTCACCTGCTCCCTTTCCATGCAGTTTGCATAGGGCATTTACAGTTGGGGATTCGGAGATGGGGAGCCAGGATTCAGCACCAGGACCTGGATCTGGAAATTTATATTCTTGAGGCAGTCAAGCAAACCCAGACAGAATATTTCATGTTAATGGAAGAAATTCCCTTTTGGGTTCACTGTGGCCAGCTCTGGGGTCTTACAGCTCAACGTTACGGGTTTGTTTCCCACCATATGAATGCTGTTCTTACGTTTTCTCCCaggttttaattaatttagAGTTTTTAGCTGGTGTATTAGTACAGCTGAGCAGTCTGTTGTTTTTATAAGGGAACCTAGATGTTTTTAGGAGGGAAGGTATTAATTTGACCTTGAAAAAGCCCGTTAAGTGGAAGGAaccatgtttgtttatttagagagattttgggggaaatcaaaagccattAGGAAAAGATAGAGGCTCAGCTGGCATGTCTGTGGGCCTGCAGCACTTGGGTTGGTGgctggaggtgtgtgtgtgtgtgggggggattcTGGGCTCTGCTTTACTCTCACTAGTTACAGTTAATTTTGTTGATGGAGCAAATAAGACTTCAGAACTCTGGGATGTTTGGATGGGCAGGGATTATTATGTGCTGTCGGTCATTGGTGATTGGTTTAACCCACTTCCTTGTAGATTTCGAGTTGAGCAAAGCAGTGATTGACGATGCATTTCATAGCCTTTCGCAACGcaagtgtgtgcatgcatgtgtgcatgcatgtgtgcatgcatgtgtgcatgcatgtgtgcatgcatgtgtgcatgcatgtgttgTGAAAACACCCTGTGCTAGACTGGAGTCTTTCATTTGTAAGGTGGAATGCTTTTCTTGTCCTGTTGTGTGGATCGATGTAATCCCTCTGATACGCATTGAACATATCTGAAGGTATGCATTCATAGAGGTCCAGAGATTGatgttgtttttctttgcaaaatgtactgaatgcttttttttcccccattttctGCAGACATCAAAGAGAGATTTACTAACTACGTACTGCTACTCATAGTGTGTCTCCGAAACATGGAGCAGTTCTCTTGGAATCCAGGTAAAACGCATAATGATCAACATCCCTTGGGACAGCAGCAGTGGTACAGAAGAAATGAATACCTCCAGGCTCTGGAATGTTCTCACTAAGCTTTATTTTGAGCTCAGgacattgtttttgttgttggcAAAGTAATGCTGATATTATGTTGGTCAAGTGAAAGTTTAAGTGATCATTTGAATTGCAAATATCTTGTCATTAGAGTGATGTTACAGatggagttaaaaaaaaaagttattgaaTGGGCaatataactaaaaaaaaatgatctGTGTTAATATCTTGGTTTTTATTGATTTACAATTAGATCACCTGTGGGTCTTATTTCCTGATGTCTGCATGGTGATCGCCTCGGAGATAGCTGTTGACGTGGTGAAGCACGCCTTCATCACCAAGTTTAACGACATCACAGCAGATGTAAGCAAATCATCCAAGGAAAAATTATCGTTTTTCCGCAGTGGGATGCAAATTATGCATGGAGGGGAAGGCGTGTGTAGGATTTGCTCTGCGGAGGCATAGAGGAATTCACAATCTCTTCCAGCTGATCATAAATCCAGTGGGCACATCTCTGGACCAGCAGGATTTACACATGAATGGTATCCAATTGGCACCAAGCAGatcaataaggattgtgttagtTTGCTGGCACATCTCAccacattacatttatttatttaacagaatcTTTTATCCAATACGATGTACAAGTCAGAGAAGTAGTACAGGAGCCAACTAGGCTGAGCTTCTGGTGAAGGTCCGGGTACCTGTGATGTAGTAATGGGACTATACAACACTTTCAAACATAGCAAGCAGCCAAAAAGAAGTATTTGAATCAAAAAACAGAGTTCAGTAATACCAGGGTTCAGCAGAGAGCAGCTAAGGCTAGTAGAGATGGTTCCGGAACAGCATGGTCTTGAGGCATTGCTTGACAGTTGAAGGTGTTCGGTGCTgtagaaacattttttttttttttatagagcCAAAATCCCACTGTATGTGGAACAGCGTGTCGGCATAGCCTCCGAGTGACTTCACTCAAGCTTACAGATGCAATATGGCCCTGCCTGTTCAGTGCTGACGTTCTTCCCCATCTGCAGTAAATGTGAAGTGATCCTTACGCAGCTTCAGATGTCCTATTCCACGCATGACTCGACATCATATCGCTGCTCTTAATTAGAGGGGCTTCTAACTTAGACCTCGCGGATCTGAAGGCAGCATGTAAATCCTACATGATCTGGGTGgtggtgcggggaggggggaggttaTTGGTGGATCTGTAGGATCAGAGGGGGGGCATAATGTATCATAGGAACAGATATGGTCAGTTCCATTTGTCATTTGGTGTTCCACAAAACATGTGGTGTCACATGGTGAAGAAACGCATCCGGAATGCACAGTCATGGTGCTCTCTGTCACGTGTCTTAGTTGtagggcaaacacacacacaatactgataactaatgcaaaaaaaaagttatgcaATAGCAAATCGTCCCATAGGTCAAGTGTCCCATTGAAAGATGTGCCCCTTAGCATCGCCTTCAGTAATGGGCTGATTCTGCACAATGTGCGACTCGTGGCATAATTATGGTATAATTGTATTCTGTTGTAAATAAAGGCAAAAAAACACGGTGTTAAGATAAAGAGCTAGTGGTGTGTGAAATGCAGATGCTTTTTGACGTCCTTTTCTGAGCTGCCTACTCGCTGTCAGAAATCGGGAAACGAGCGTCACTTGTCTCTGTCGCGTCCCCAGGTGTACAGCGAGTACCGGGCGAGCCTCGCCTTCGACCTTGTCAGCAGCCGACAGAAGAACGTAAGTCTGGATATCGTCGGGTTCGAGACGCAGGCAGATGTCTGTACTGCCGTCTCGCTGGTTCCCACCTTGATCTGTACTGTTTCTGTACCCTAAGGCGTACACAGACTACAGCGATTCGGTGTCTCGGCGAATGGGATTTATTCCTCTCCCTCTGGCGCTACTGGTACGTTTGTCAATTTCCAGTTGACTGTTTAGAATGATGCCTACTGCACTGCTGTCCTTATTAATAAAGCTGGGATTGTGTAAAATCATGCTATAGCTTTCAGAGTGACTTTCGCTGGAAAATAATTCCGAAGCCCAGGCATGCACCCATCTATCCGTACCTCTTCCAGTCATATATCCAGTAAACAGTCATGGTGTGCTTGGTCCTTATCCCAGAAAGCATAGGAGATAGTCTAGATGGGATGTGAGTAATAGGAGATAGTCTAGATGGGATGCGAGTATGCAGTAATACGTTTtatggaaaataaaattaaagtgtgTTAATATTTACTGAGCTAACTGTTTTATATGATTTTTGAAAGAaattagatcagtgtttctcaaaccagtcctctgGGACATCCAGATGATCCacgattttgctccctcccagtccTCTGGGAACTGGAGGAGAGTGAAAACGTGGgtcatctgggggggggggggggaaacactAGATTAGATGAGAAACACTAGATTAGATGAGTAGCAAATGATTTAACTCTTAAGAGCTAAAACATGAGGttggatttttgttttttttttttatgtattgcTCTGGGTCTGAAATTGGTACTAGATTGATGTGTGACTGCTTATGACAGAGTGTAGCACAGTGGAATGTCAGGAACGCTTTGTCATTGTCTCACAACAGCTGATCAGAGTGGTGACGAGCTCCGTGAAAATTCAGGGATCCctgtcttgtgtgtgtgtacttctCTTCTACCTGGGGTAAGATGTGCTAGATGTTTACCATAATATAGTATATATAAGTATTGTTTAGTAATGCGACTAATTGATGTGTTTTCCTACAGTAATGCACATGGCATCCTCTCGTAAAACCCTTCAAAGTGTCtgcctttgttttctgtttttaaagcTTACAGTAGTAAAGACAGTTCAGAACACAATTAATCttctattgtttttttctgtcatcGTTGCCCTCGTTTCTGTTTATTAAAGGTTGCTCCTGCGGGGCATTTGCATAAGACAGGTGTGATAACTAATGCATATAATGGCCATGAATTGTGCATAAAGTATTTTGTCATTGTCCCAGCTGTCACAGCTTTCACATCGTCGTCGTTGAGACGCTCCTAGAATTGTTAAATCACTTTCGCTCAGGGGGCAGTGAAGTAAAACCATTGCAGAAACGTTTAATAATTTtagtaattataatttttttgctttgtgctgcagtttgttagtttgtcaagtaGCTTCCTGCCATATTACTGTAATTTATGCAGTTTATTCTCCTGTTTCGCAAACATTACTCATGCCATGTATAACAACAGGGTTCTAAAAAAAGATTCCCTGAACATCTGTGCATTGCTCAGAACTCCATGTTGGCTAGTTTTGATTAGTTCTCCAGAGGGTTGTAAGGATCATCCTTGTTACTGTACCCTTTTTCAGACCCTTAATGATGATGTACATTCGGTCCAAAAGCCTTTTGTAATTAATGGATAGCTTTAACAGTGGAGCAGTCACCAGTCCATGCATGCAAAATCACCTTTTTAATGAGGCTGCAAACCCTCTTAAGTctatcagatttttttttgcaaaattctGCTACTCTACATTGCAGAAGCCACAATTCAATTCTGTGAAAAAGATGTAACCTTTGCATCAACGCAACACCGTTCTGTTTTTGGGAGCTCAATGAAGCGCTGTCATATTTGGAGGCTTACGAGTACGTTAGAGTGAGTGGAATATAAAATTAGAGTGCGATCATATGGAAGGCTGTGGCAGGAATCATGGCTACAGGATTATAATGCTCGGTGTCTCTGTCTGGGGTTTTGCTGCTTGCCAGCAGCAAGTCAGTGTGAAATGTCGTCAGAATTGGGGCCCAGTTCAAATGCATCTCCTCTGTTATGGTACCTCTGTTTGGGCTGCAAGGCACTGGGTTCCTGGGCAGATGACGGAGCCTGAGATTATCTTACGGGCCTCATGCTGCGAGCAGATCAGCGCATCTGTCCCAGTTTTGTACGATTATGGATTGGGAGGTTAAACCTAAAAACTGCTGGCCTTGTGTGAGTGACAGTACCATGCGTTTAATGGATAATGCTGTCTGAAGC is part of the Paramormyrops kingsleyae isolate MSU_618 chromosome 25, PKINGS_0.4, whole genome shotgun sequence genome and encodes:
- the tapt1b gene encoding transmembrane anterior posterior transformation protein 1 homolog isoform X1 — its product is MADSVASGFGEEKETENNDKEKEKPATNSKLRPEKHRSTLEVTETLGFYERNTGKRDKQRNLSDLSLVRFISAELTRGYFLEHNEAKYTERRERVYTCLRIPRELEKLMLFGFFLCLDAFLYVFTLLPLRVLLALIRFLTLPCCGLRANICPFCKKRSGSRLLQPAQVCDVLKGFIMVICYSMMHYVDYSMMYHLIRGQSVIKLYIIYNMLEVADRLFSSFGQDILDALYWTATEPKEKKRAHIGVIPHFFMAVLYVFLHAILIMVQATTLNVAFNSHNKSLLTIMMSNNFVEIKGSVFKKFEKNNLFQMSNSDIKERFTNYVLLLIVCLRNMEQFSWNPDHLWVLFPDVCMVIASEIAVDVVKHAFITKFNDITADVYSEYRASLAFDLVSSRQKNAYTDYSDSVSRRMGFIPLPLALLLIRVVTSSVKIQGSLSCVCVLLFYLGMITLKVLNSIVLLGRSCLYVKEANMEEKLFQAPPAAGPGRTPSKGKVTVHPGDLLNENLSASITNQPVQREENLTGDLPKSNSDQFLTTPDETEDKDLPQDGSELKHRAPKKDLLEIDRFTICGNRID
- the tapt1b gene encoding transmembrane anterior posterior transformation protein 1 homolog isoform X2; amino-acid sequence: MADSVASGFGEEKETENNDKEKEKPATNSKLRPEKHRSTLEVTETLGFYERNTGKRDKQRNLSDLSLVRFISAELTRGYFLEHNEAKYTERRERVYTCLRIPRELEKLMLFGFFLCLDAFLYVFTLLPLRVLLALIRFLTLPCCGLSGSRLLQPAQVCDVLKGFIMVICYSMMHYVDYSMMYHLIRGQSVIKLYIIYNMLEVADRLFSSFGQDILDALYWTATEPKEKKRAHIGVIPHFFMAVLYVFLHAILIMVQATTLNVAFNSHNKSLLTIMMSNNFVEIKGSVFKKFEKNNLFQMSNSDIKERFTNYVLLLIVCLRNMEQFSWNPDHLWVLFPDVCMVIASEIAVDVVKHAFITKFNDITADVYSEYRASLAFDLVSSRQKNAYTDYSDSVSRRMGFIPLPLALLLIRVVTSSVKIQGSLSCVCVLLFYLGMITLKVLNSIVLLGRSCLYVKEANMEEKLFQAPPAAGPGRTPSKGKVTVHPGDLLNENLSASITNQPVQREENLTGDLPKSNSDQFLTTPDETEDKDLPQDGSELKHRAPKKDLLEIDRFTICGNRID